The following proteins come from a genomic window of Malus domestica chromosome 02, GDT2T_hap1:
- the LOC103418437 gene encoding cytochrome P450 714C2-like, protein MAAAEMTVSALLGGFVLFVLYVYESLVLKPKRLRSKLEKQGIRGPPPSSILFGNIPDMNSIKLKVMREKSTATETSSTSVSKDRSLNLGRPTFVSKDRKPLFGQGIIASNGPIWLHQKKIIGPEFYFEKVKGMVDLMVDSTTTMLRSWESKIENEGGSAVFEVDKDLRSLSADIISRTSFGSNYSQGKEIFLKLRTLQKIMSQGNTGVPGARHLPTKNNRLIWRLEKEISAMILRVAKERSTEATCDKDLLQIILEGAKNYEDANSLFSGISQDSFIVDNCKSIYFAGHETTATAASWSLMLLAAHQDWQTCVRAEVLEFCRDGIPDADLLRNMKIHSHRHTSSTHSGTVPECTNDADIQYQWYWKYYLNMVIQETLRLYSPSTVVAREALEDIELKGILIPKGTNIQIPIPIVHRLPDIWGPDGHEFNPKRFEHGIAGACKFPQAYMPFGVGARICTGQHLAMTELKVILSLILSKFSFSLSPEYQHSPAYTLVIMEPEHGVSLHMRRV, encoded by the exons ATGGCAGCAGCTGAGATGACAGTATCAGCACTGCTGGGAGGCTTTGTGTTATTCGTATTATATGTCTATGAATCTTTGGTCTTAAAGCCAAAGAGGCTAAGATCAAAGCTTGAAAAGCAAGGGATTAGAGGGCCTCCCCCTTCATCAATTCTCTTCGGCAATATCCCGGACATGAACAGCATCAAACTCAAGGTGATGAGGGAGAAGTCAACTGCTACGGAAACAAGTAGTACCAGTGTCTCAAAAGACCG ATCTTTGAACTTAGGGAGGCCTACTTTTGTATCTAAGGATCGTAAGCCACTGTTCGGCCAAGGAATTATAGCGTCAAATGGTCCAATTTGGTtgcaccaaaaaaaaattattggtcCAGAGTTCTACTTTGAAAAGGTTAAG GGTATGGTGGATTTGATGGTGGACTCCACAACCACCATGTTGAGATCTTGGGAGAGTAAAATCGAAAACGAAGGAGGAAGTGCAGTCTTTGAAGTTGATAAGGATTTGAGAAGCTTGTCGGCCGATATTATATCAAGAACGTCCTTTGGAAGTAATTATTCACAAGGGAAAGAAATATTCTTAAAGCTCAGAACTCTTCAGAAGATCATGTCCCAGGGAAATACTGGTGTACCGGGTGCGAg ACACTTACCAACGAAAAACAACAGACTGATATGGAGACTAGAGAAAGAGATCAGTGCTATGATTTTAAGGGTTGCGAAGGAACGCAGTACTGAGGCTACTTGTGACAAGGATCTTCTGCAAATAATACTCGAGGGAGCCAAAAATTATGAAGACGCTAATAGCCTATTTTCAGGTATATCCCAGGATAGTTTTATAGTGGATAATTGCAAGAGTATATACTTTGCTGGCCACGAAACCACTGCCACAGCAGCGTCTTGGAGCTTGATGTTATTAGCTGCACATCAAGACTGGCAAACTTGTGTCCGTGCTGAGGTGCTTGAATTTTGTAGGGATGGCATTCCAGATGCTGATTTGCTTCGAAACATGAAAATA CACTCCCATAGGCACACAAGTTCTACGCACTCTGGTACAGTACCAGAGTGTACAAATGATGCTGATATACAGTACCAGTGGTACTGGAAGTATTAT TTGAATATGGTGATTCAAGAGACACTGCGCCTGTACTCACCATCAACGGTTGTTGCAAGAGAAGCCTTGGAAGATATTGAGCTGAAAGGCATTCTAATTCCCAAAGGAACGAACATTCAGATTCCAATTCCTATAGTGCATCGACTTCCTGATATCTGGGGTCCCGATGGCCATGAATTCAATCCAAAAAGATTCGAGCATGGAATTGCTGGGGCTTGCAAGTTTCCTCAGGCTTATATGCCATTTGGAGTTGGTGCCCGTATCTGTACTGGCCAACACTTAGCCATGACAGAGCTGAAGGTGATTCTGTCACTTATTCTGTCCAAGTTTTCCTTCTCACTCTCACCAGAATACCAACACTCCCCGGCTTATACGTTGGTTATTATGGAACCCGAACATGGAGTTAGTCTCCATATGAGGAGAGTGTGA